A DNA window from Methanobacteriaceae archaeon contains the following coding sequences:
- a CDS encoding HAMP domain-containing histidine kinase, with protein sequence MDIDDVDGIAFTCNLEGFITSFIYDGLGLNFIKKGAKFVDIVDDGSASKALDFIQKIRKEKAAFDWELNLTLDKNLQTLYFSGFLVEKNILITAARTRDDLLVFLDEMYRINNEQTTALRKVMKECSYHIKEQEAMDRALLDEIGRLNNELTNAQRQLTKKNIQLAKLNQEKNQFLGMAAHDLRNPLSVIMMYSEFIIDEAGDDLSEEHQEFLQVIYSSSEFMLNLINELLDVSKIESGKLELELEPTNIIEFIKDNLSMNQVLAHKKDIIIDFSHDEGINDMVMIDRARISQVLNNLVSNAIKFSSNGQKVKVNLSESEGELRVTVTDHGQGIPEDELHKLFKPFSKTRVKGTAGEKSTGLGLSISKRIITEHGGEIGVESKYGKGSKFFFTLKTLKQGV encoded by the coding sequence ATGGATATCGATGATGTAGATGGAATTGCATTCACATGCAACCTAGAGGGGTTTATTACTAGTTTTATCTATGATGGTTTGGGTTTGAATTTTATTAAAAAAGGAGCAAAGTTTGTAGATATAGTTGATGATGGAAGTGCTTCTAAGGCATTGGACTTCATTCAAAAAATCAGGAAAGAAAAAGCTGCCTTTGATTGGGAACTCAACCTAACTCTTGATAAGAATCTTCAGACCCTATATTTCTCCGGATTTCTGGTTGAAAAAAACATACTAATAACAGCAGCTCGCACTAGGGATGATTTACTTGTTTTTTTGGATGAAATGTACCGGATCAATAACGAACAGACCACAGCTTTACGTAAGGTTATGAAGGAATGTTCATATCACATCAAAGAACAAGAAGCAATGGACAGGGCACTCTTGGATGAAATTGGACGTTTGAACAATGAACTAACCAATGCCCAACGCCAATTAACCAAAAAGAACATTCAACTGGCTAAATTAAACCAGGAAAAAAATCAATTTCTGGGAATGGCAGCCCATGACTTGAGAAACCCACTGAGTGTCATCATGATGTACAGCGAATTCATAATAGATGAAGCAGGGGATGATCTAAGTGAGGAACACCAGGAATTCCTGCAAGTAATTTATTCCTCTAGCGAATTCATGTTAAACTTGATCAACGAACTTCTGGATGTTTCAAAAATAGAGTCAGGTAAATTAGAGCTAGAACTAGAACCCACCAATATCATTGAATTTATCAAAGATAACCTGTCAATGAATCAAGTTTTGGCCCATAAAAAAGATATTATCATAGATTTTAGCCATGACGAGGGTATCAATGATATGGTGATGATTGACCGGGCCAGAATCAGCCAGGTTTTAAATAATCTGGTATCTAATGCCATTAAATTCTCTTCCAACGGACAAAAGGTGAAGGTAAACCTTTCAGAATCAGAGGGAGAACTACGGGTCACAGTAACTGACCATGGGCAGGGCATACCAGAAGATGAACTTCATAAACTATTCAAACCATTCAGCAAAACCAGAGTCAAAGGCACTGCTGGGGAGAAAAGCACAGGACTGGGACTTTCCATTTCAAAGAGGATCATCACTGAACATGGTGGTGAAATAGGGGTGGAAAGTAAGTACGGAAAGGGATCAAAATTCTTTTTCACCTTAAAAACCTTAAAACAGGGGGTTTAA
- a CDS encoding PAS domain S-box protein, protein MEEDNNIENQKTETIMVVDDEPTQLFAISRILQSAGYNVLQASSGGEALKIASSEHPDLILLDVVLPDMDGVEVSKEIKKDKSLKDILIILISGIKTSSDSQSKGLEEGADGYLTRPIPKRELLARVESLLRIKRAKEELLQSEEKYRLIVENAQEGIWSIDSDAKTMFVNPCMADMLGYTVDEMLGKSLFEFMDDNAVEMAKMYLERRKNGIEEQHDFEFLCKDGEKIYTSMETSPINDDEGNFVGAIALVSNITQRKKMEEELKKSLNEKEMLLKEIHHRVKNNLMIISSLLNLQSRYIKDKESQDIFKESQNRARSMALIHERLYQSTDLKRIDFGDYIRTLSQELFRTYATGKGNIELKLQVEDVFLDINTAIPLGLIVNELLTNSLKHAFPQEREGEIMVSLISEDGFYFLIVKDNGVGIPEDFDYLNAGSLGLQMVNSLTQQIDGEIELIRSGGTEFKIKFGEETYK, encoded by the coding sequence TTGGAAGAAGATAATAATATTGAAAATCAGAAAACTGAAACCATTATGGTGGTGGATGATGAACCCACCCAACTATTTGCCATCAGTCGCATATTACAATCTGCAGGTTACAATGTTCTTCAAGCTTCCAGTGGTGGTGAGGCCCTGAAGATTGCCAGCAGTGAACATCCTGATTTAATACTATTGGATGTGGTACTTCCAGATATGGATGGGGTGGAAGTTTCCAAGGAGATTAAAAAGGACAAATCCCTGAAGGATATCCTCATTATCTTAATATCCGGTATAAAAACTTCTTCTGACAGTCAATCAAAGGGTTTGGAAGAAGGTGCTGACGGATATCTCACACGACCCATACCCAAAAGGGAATTATTAGCCCGTGTGGAATCACTACTTCGCATAAAGAGGGCTAAAGAGGAACTTTTACAGAGCGAAGAAAAATATCGTTTGATTGTGGAAAACGCCCAGGAAGGAATCTGGTCCATTGATTCCGATGCAAAAACCATGTTCGTAAACCCCTGCATGGCCGATATGTTAGGATACACAGTGGATGAAATGTTAGGAAAGTCATTATTTGAATTCATGGATGATAATGCTGTTGAAATGGCGAAGATGTATCTTGAACGTCGTAAAAACGGCATTGAAGAACAGCATGATTTTGAATTTCTTTGCAAGGACGGGGAAAAAATCTACACCAGTATGGAAACTTCTCCCATTAATGATGATGAGGGTAATTTTGTAGGGGCCATTGCCCTGGTTTCCAACATTACACAACGTAAAAAAATGGAAGAGGAGCTGAAAAAGTCCCTTAATGAAAAAGAGATGTTGCTAAAGGAGATTCATCACCGGGTTAAAAATAATTTAATGATAATTTCCAGCCTACTCAACTTGCAATCCAGATATATTAAGGATAAAGAGTCTCAGGATATTTTCAAGGAGAGCCAGAACCGTGCCAGGTCAATGGCCCTTATACATGAAAGACTGTACCAGTCCACTGATCTTAAGAGGATTGATTTTGGGGATTACATTCGAACCTTATCCCAAGAATTATTCCGCACATATGCAACTGGTAAGGGAAATATTGAACTCAAACTCCAAGTAGAAGACGTTTTCCTGGATATTAACACTGCCATACCCTTGGGGCTGATTGTCAATGAACTTTTAACTAACTCTCTTAAACATGCATTTCCCCAGGAGAGAGAAGGAGAGATTATGGTTAGTTTGATATCCGAAGATGGATTTTACTTTTTGATTGTTAAAGATAATGGGGTGGGAATCCCTGAAGATTTTGATTATCTGAATGCAGGTTCTCTGGGTCTGCAGATGGTAAATAGCTTAACACAACAGATTGATGGTGAAATAGAACTTATTCGGAGTGGGGGCACAGAATTCAAAATTAAATTTGGAGAAGAAACTTACAAATAA
- a CDS encoding endonuclease III domain-containing protein: MKQSIFEIYQKLYKLYGPQGWWPLMDLECENLNKTGATHGYHPLNYRLPETEDQKYEIILGAILTQNTAWTSAEKALWNLKELNAINPHHLLALDDNDLKEAVRPAGFLNQKSAYLINITHFFLSLEGRTPTRWEILKVKGVGNETADSILLYAYKQPEFVVDAYTKRIFSHLGLVDDKISYMDLKKLFEDNLPQDVPVYQEYHALLVEHAKRYYQKKPYRDNLKLLIK, encoded by the coding sequence ATGAAACAATCAATATTTGAAATCTACCAAAAACTTTACAAACTCTACGGTCCCCAGGGCTGGTGGCCCTTAATGGATCTGGAATGTGAGAATCTTAACAAAACCGGAGCCACCCATGGTTACCACCCTCTGAACTACCGTCTTCCAGAAACAGAAGATCAGAAATATGAAATAATTCTGGGAGCCATACTAACCCAGAACACTGCCTGGACTTCAGCAGAGAAGGCCCTCTGGAATCTTAAAGAACTCAACGCTATTAATCCCCATCATCTCCTGGCACTGGATGATAATGATTTAAAAGAAGCAGTTCGCCCAGCAGGTTTTCTCAACCAGAAATCTGCTTATCTAATAAATATAACCCATTTCTTCCTATCCCTTGAAGGCCGAACACCCACCAGATGGGAGATTTTAAAAGTAAAGGGTGTGGGAAATGAAACTGCCGATTCAATACTTCTCTATGCCTACAAACAGCCGGAATTTGTGGTGGACGCCTACACAAAGAGAATTTTCAGCCATCTGGGACTGGTTGATGATAAAATCAGTTACATGGACTTGAAGAAACTCTTTGAAGATAATTTACCTCAGGATGTGCCAGTATATCAGGAATATCATGCCCTTCTTGTGGAACATGCTAAAAGATATTACCAGAAGAAGCCTTATAGGGATAATTTAAAATTACTTATAAAATGA
- a CDS encoding transposase encodes MIISDHTMLILTSETAKKIEIDLVFLPPYSPDLNPIEYIWKTVKRHLSPLFIETQEQLRDIIEKYFKKNSESLTFASAWIKKFLKKV; translated from the coding sequence TTGATAATTTCAGATCACACCATGCTAATATTAACCTCTGAAACAGCAAAAAAAATAGAAATAGACTTGGTATTCTTACCACCATACTCACCAGACCTTAATCCCATAGAATACATCTGGAAAACAGTAAAAAGACACTTATCACCACTATTCATAGAAACTCAAGAACAATTAAGAGATATCATAGAAAAATACTTTAAAAAGAACTCAGAATCACTAACATTCGCCAGCGCATGGATAAAAAAATTCTTAAAAAAAGTATAA
- a CDS encoding transposase produces MSKWDRIEIKRHMSAEELNERIKTLERDVKVLNRLYFIRNRYMGDSVELAASKSGVTKRVGYIWQERWNEEGYEGLKPKYGGGRPGQLSEKNKAELKEKLSKRDDWKTKEVKKLIKEEFGPDFSEKHVRTILRDLGMKFSRPLSKDYRRTSRC; encoded by the coding sequence ATGTCAAAGTGGGATCGTATTGAGATTAAGCGCCATATGTCGGCTGAAGAGCTTAATGAAAGAATTAAAACTTTGGAAAGAGACGTGAAAGTTTTAAACCGATTGTATTTCATTCGAAATCGATACATGGGTGATTCGGTCGAACTCGCAGCTTCTAAATCAGGAGTAACTAAGCGCGTGGGGTACATTTGGCAAGAGAGATGGAACGAAGAAGGATACGAAGGATTAAAACCAAAATATGGTGGTGGAAGACCGGGTCAACTCAGTGAGAAAAATAAAGCTGAATTGAAAGAAAAATTAAGTAAAAGAGATGATTGGAAGACAAAAGAAGTTAAAAAACTCATAAAAGAAGAATTTGGCCCAGATTTCTCAGAAAAACATGTGAGAACCATTTTACGAGATCTTGGAATGAAATTCAGTAGGCCCTTATCCAAAGATTACAGAAGGACCTCCAGATGCTGA
- a CDS encoding GNAT family N-acetyltransferase has protein sequence MRIECENCILRNWKPSDIESLVENANNYNIAINMRDLFPHPYTLEDAQNWIKVTASQEKNCFLAITLDDEAIGGIGLSIGEDIERISAEVGYWLGEKYWGNGITSSALKGIVEYGFNVLCLERIYAKPLEHNTASRKVLEKNGFQLEGIMKKSVIKEGKIYNQALYAVTK, from the coding sequence ATGCGAATTGAATGTGAAAATTGTATTTTAAGAAATTGGAAACCTTCGGATATTGAAAGTTTAGTTGAAAACGCCAATAATTATAACATTGCTATCAACATGCGAGATCTCTTCCCACACCCATATACACTTGAAGACGCCCAAAACTGGATAAAAGTTACAGCCAGTCAAGAAAAAAACTGTTTCCTGGCCATAACATTGGATGATGAGGCTATTGGAGGTATAGGGCTCTCCATCGGGGAAGATATTGAACGCATATCTGCTGAAGTTGGTTACTGGTTAGGAGAAAAATACTGGGGAAATGGGATCACATCCTCTGCTTTGAAGGGAATTGTAGAATATGGGTTCAATGTTTTGTGCTTGGAAAGAATATACGCCAAACCACTGGAACACAACACTGCCTCCCGGAAAGTGCTAGAAAAAAACGGATTCCAACTGGAGGGTATTATGAAAAAAAGTGTTATAAAAGAAGGGAAAATATATAACCAGGCATTGTATGCAGTCACAAAATAG
- a CDS encoding GNAT family N-acetyltransferase: MNSQPRLIKEEELVQLLSLYEYLIPEDPKLEIDSNLKNHWKDILADPNLYYLVIEDGGKIVSSCTMAIIKNLTRSARPYALIENVVTHPDYRKKGYGTKILKKALGIAKSENCYKVMLLTSHKDDETLRFYENAGFNQKEKTGFIVRL; this comes from the coding sequence ATGAACTCCCAGCCCAGATTAATTAAAGAAGAAGAACTGGTACAATTATTATCCCTATATGAATATCTAATTCCGGAAGATCCGAAACTAGAAATAGATTCTAATCTGAAAAACCACTGGAAAGATATTTTAGCTGATCCCAACCTTTATTACTTGGTTATCGAGGATGGGGGAAAAATTGTTTCATCCTGTACCATGGCCATTATTAAAAATTTAACCAGATCAGCACGACCTTATGCACTTATAGAAAATGTGGTAACCCATCCAGATTACCGGAAAAAAGGATATGGCACAAAGATTCTAAAGAAGGCATTAGGTATAGCTAAAAGTGAAAACTGTTACAAAGTGATGTTGTTAACCAGTCATAAAGACGATGAAACATTGAGATTCTATGAAAATGCAGGATTTAACCAGAAAGAAAAAACAGGATTCATAGTAAGGTTATAG
- the aroC gene encoding chorismate synthase, whose protein sequence is MAGNTTGKMFRVTTFGSSHGVSLGAVIDGCPAGLELSPEDIQAELDLRRPGRSKITTSREEKDQVEILSGTFQGKTDGTPIAAVVYNKDMDSSAYEPFKDKPRPGHGDYTWTAKYGCYDYRGGGRGSGRTTIGHVIGGAVAKKLLHLLDIEVVSHVTQVADVKAQPVAHRLIKEYSMKNPVRCADWKAAKLMEGKILEAKEKGDSVGGIVETLAFGVPAGIGEPVFEKLDADISQALMGIGSVKGVEIGFGFQLAESTASATNDEYYMEGKVIKTTTNTSGGIIGGISNGMPIVARMAVKPTPSISTVQKTVDLKTMQETEIEIKGRHDPCICPRVTPVAEAAVAMVLVDHMLRSGFINPRHV, encoded by the coding sequence ATGGCAGGAAACACTACCGGGAAAATGTTTCGGGTTACAACCTTCGGATCCAGTCATGGTGTATCATTGGGAGCAGTGATTGATGGATGCCCGGCTGGATTAGAATTATCACCCGAAGATATACAGGCAGAATTAGACCTTCGAAGACCTGGACGGAGTAAAATAACTACTTCACGGGAGGAAAAAGACCAGGTGGAGATACTGTCAGGAACTTTCCAGGGAAAAACAGATGGCACACCAATTGCCGCAGTAGTATACAATAAAGACATGGACTCATCAGCCTATGAACCATTCAAAGATAAACCCAGACCCGGACACGGTGATTACACCTGGACTGCCAAGTACGGATGCTATGATTACCGTGGTGGAGGTCGAGGAAGTGGAAGAACCACCATCGGCCATGTAATAGGTGGAGCAGTTGCTAAAAAGCTTCTACACTTACTTGATATTGAAGTTGTTTCTCATGTAACTCAGGTGGCAGATGTGAAAGCCCAACCGGTTGCACATAGATTAATAAAAGAGTATTCCATGAAAAACCCGGTTAGATGTGCCGATTGGAAGGCTGCCAAACTCATGGAAGGGAAGATACTGGAAGCCAAAGAAAAAGGTGATTCTGTAGGGGGGATTGTGGAAACACTGGCCTTTGGAGTCCCTGCAGGAATCGGAGAGCCTGTTTTTGAAAAGTTAGATGCGGATATCTCCCAGGCCCTCATGGGAATCGGATCGGTAAAGGGCGTGGAGATTGGTTTCGGATTCCAGTTAGCAGAATCAACTGCTAGCGCCACCAATGACGAGTATTATATGGAAGGAAAAGTGATAAAAACCACCACCAACACCAGTGGAGGTATAATCGGCGGAATATCCAATGGAATGCCCATCGTGGCCAGGATGGCGGTTAAACCCACCCCATCCATCAGCACGGTCCAAAAAACCGTTGATCTAAAAACCATGCAAGAAACTGAGATTGAGATAAAAGGACGACACGACCCCTGTATTTGCCCCCGGGTAACTCCAGTTGCAGAGGCTGCAGTGGCCATGGTTCTGGTGGACCATATGCTAAGATCAGGTTTTATAAACCCTAGACATGTATGA
- a CDS encoding zinc ribbon domain-containing protein gives MYCPECGVILKNHENLCHQCGRDLHELYELEKKKTTKLIMVIVGVICVPIIIITTYFYLGMTAIYLSLLVLSVAFLVRLFHPVESFNDAKVGKCCPNCYNMYLNVSFCIKCGYDLRGIIGFSTLTGYDLKIHEKYIKVSRYYLNQGRRIYVCTGKYALMHIRNLHVSYKCGRFLSRLPCLVFEYNPLYIDSKGKPKDKYTFRITILEKLAPQIEEAISDPLFQKARSNDPYPAEENPLPDDYDPEKVKEVRIWEK, from the coding sequence ATGTACTGTCCTGAATGTGGTGTGATACTAAAAAACCATGAAAATTTGTGTCACCAATGTGGAAGAGATCTTCATGAACTGTATGAACTGGAGAAAAAGAAAACAACTAAATTAATTATGGTGATTGTAGGTGTAATTTGCGTTCCTATAATAATAATCACCACTTATTTCTACTTGGGTATGACTGCAATCTACCTTTCACTTTTGGTATTATCTGTAGCTTTTTTAGTTCGCCTTTTTCACCCAGTTGAAAGTTTTAACGATGCAAAAGTTGGAAAATGCTGTCCAAACTGCTACAACATGTATTTAAACGTTTCTTTTTGTATTAAATGTGGTTATGACCTGCGAGGAATCATAGGATTTTCAACACTTACTGGTTATGATTTAAAGATACATGAAAAGTACATCAAAGTAAGCAGGTATTACCTTAATCAGGGTAGGAGAATTTATGTTTGCACAGGTAAATATGCCCTAATGCATATTAGAAATCTTCATGTTAGCTATAAATGTGGTAGATTTTTATCCAGATTACCCTGCCTGGTATTTGAGTATAATCCATTATACATAGATTCTAAAGGCAAACCCAAAGATAAATATACGTTTAGGATAACCATACTTGAAAAACTGGCCCCGCAAATTGAAGAAGCCATTTCAGATCCACTTTTCCAGAAAGCACGTAGTAATGATCCTTACCCTGCAGAAGAAAACCCTTTGCCTGATGATTATGATCCTGAAAAAGTGAAAGAAGTAAGAATTTGGGAGAAATAG
- a CDS encoding zinc-ribbon domain-containing protein codes for MVKCPHCGTENEESSKFCRNCGQEITLKRASENEISEKPSTLLIVLGYVLSILGIFSLGILSVIGLIIGIVLYRKGGPDKTHGLIIMIISILILLVVIIAIFFLLVYRAYFYTPV; via the coding sequence ATGGTGAAATGTCCTCATTGTGGAACGGAAAACGAAGAAAGTTCAAAATTCTGTCGAAATTGTGGCCAGGAAATTACCCTCAAAAGAGCAAGTGAAAATGAAATTTCAGAAAAACCCAGCACATTACTAATTGTATTGGGTTATGTGCTATCCATTTTGGGAATATTCTCTCTAGGAATACTATCAGTTATCGGACTTATAATTGGAATAGTTTTATACCGTAAGGGTGGACCCGATAAAACACACGGTCTTATAATTATGATAATTTCCATTCTAATATTGTTAGTTGTAATTATAGCGATTTTCTTCCTACTTGTCTACAGAGCGTACTTCTACACACCAGTATAA